One part of the Aricia agestis chromosome Z, ilAriAges1.1, whole genome shotgun sequence genome encodes these proteins:
- the LOC121738941 gene encoding succinate dehydrogenase cytochrome b560 subunit, mitochondrial-like encodes MSYLIKIMRHCTSSMWSKSGLLAPVQFSVIKRYECNTPSRHGVTYEQYKKPPPMSHDEKNMCLNRPMSPHVTIYAPTLPAMTSIVQRATGIMLYGYALLLAGGALFLPNGIETYVSMIQSLDLSENCILAARMLIAAPFMYHYFIGLRFIMWNAGKLLSMKQIYATAWVSILAAIIGTVCGAYYTV; translated from the exons atgtcttatcttattaaaattatgagaCACTGCACCTCGAGCATGTGGAGCAAATCAGG ATTATTAGCTCCTGTTCAATTCAGTGTCATCAAAAGATATGAGTGTAATACTCCAAGCCGTCACGGGGTGACATATGAGCAGTACAAGAAACCGCCTCCGATGAGCCATGATGAAAAGAACATGTGCCTGAACAGGCCCATGTCACCCCATGTCACTATTTATGCCCCGACTCTGCCTGCGATGACGTCTATAGTCCAGCGTGCGACGG GAATTATGCTCTACGGATACGCGCTCCTTCTCGCCGGCGGAGCCTTATTTCTACCCAACGGTATTGAGACCTACGTCTCCATGATTCAAAGTCTAGACCTTTCTGAGAACTGCATCCTAGCAGCTAGAATGTTAATAGCTGCGCCATTCATGTACCACTACTTTATCGGCTTGAGGTTTATAATGTGGAATGCTGGTAAGTTGCTGTCTATGAAGCAGATATATGCTACAGCTTGGGTCAGCATTCTAGCTGCCATCATTGGCACCGTATGCGGAGCCTACtatacagtataa